The following proteins are co-located in the Telopea speciosissima isolate NSW1024214 ecotype Mountain lineage chromosome 9, Tspe_v1, whole genome shotgun sequence genome:
- the LOC122639432 gene encoding probable sugar phosphate/phosphate translocator At3g14410 isoform X3, whose amino-acid sequence MIRYATSVIPIGAMFAMTLWLGNTAYLYISVAFAQMLKAIMPVAVFVLGVAAGLEVMSCRLLFIMSVISFGVLVASYGEIDINWIGVVYQMGGVVGEALRLIFMEILVKRKGLKLNPISVMYYVSPCSAVCLFIPWIFLEKPKMDEAGPWTFQPVVLILNCLCTFALNISVFLVISHTSALTIRVAGVVKDWVVVLLSVVLFADTKLTVINLFGYGIAIAGVAAYNNYKLKKEALRTSSDESQNVEAVPLVNSSASQRTVA is encoded by the exons ATGATCAGATATGCTACATCAGTCATCCCAATCGGTGCAATGTTTGCAATGACCCTGTGGCTGGGTAACACTGCATACCTGTATATTTCTGTCGCATTTGCACAAATGTTGAAAGCTATCA TGCCTGTCGCAGTCTTCGTTCTTGGTGTAGCAGCAGGACTTGAAGTAATGAGCTGTAGATTGCTTTTTATAATGTCAGTGATCAGTTTTGGTGTCCTTGTGGCTTCATATGGGGAAATTGATATTAACTGGATTGGTGTGGTCTACCAAATGGGTGGTGTTGTTGGAGAAGCTTTGAGGCTTATTTTTATGGAGATTctggtgaaaaggaagggtcTCAAGCTGAACCCTATATCTGTCATGTACTATGTTAGTCCTTGCAG TGCTGTGTGCCTCTTCATTCCTTGGATATTCTTGGAGAAGCCGAAGATGGATGAAGCTGGACCCTGGACATTTCAACCGGTTGTGCTAATTCTCAACTGCCTCTGTACTTTTGCGCTCAACATATCAGTGTTCCTTGTGATCTCACATACAAGTGCTCTAACCATTCGTGTTGCTGGTGTTGTCAAAGACTGGGTGGTTGTCTTACTATCAGTTGTTTTATTTGCGGATACAAAGCTGACGGTTATAAACCTGTTTGGTTATGGCATTG CCATTGCTGGTGTAGCTGCATACAATAATTACAAGTTGAAAAAGGAAGCTTTAAGAACCAGCTCTGACGAGTCTCAAAATGTTGAAGCTGTACCACTGGTCAACTCCTCAGCTTCTCAGAGAACAGTTGCATAG
- the LOC122639432 gene encoding probable sugar phosphate/phosphate translocator At3g14410 isoform X2, which yields MKVEEGMTAEIYATSVIPIGAMFAMTLWLGNTAYLYISVAFAQMLKAIMPVAVFVLGVAAGLEVMSCRLLFIMSVISFGVLVASYGEIDINWIGVVYQMGGVVGEALRLIFMEILVKRKGLKLNPISVMYYVSPCSAVCLFIPWIFLEKPKMDEAGPWTFQPVVLILNCLCTFALNISVFLVISHTSALTIRVAGVVKDWVVVLLSVVLFADTKLTVINLFGYGIAIAGVAAYNNYKLKKEALRTSSDESQNVEAVPLVNSSASQRTVA from the exons ATGAAGGTTGAGGAAGGGATGACTGCAGAAAT ATATGCTACATCAGTCATCCCAATCGGTGCAATGTTTGCAATGACCCTGTGGCTGGGTAACACTGCATACCTGTATATTTCTGTCGCATTTGCACAAATGTTGAAAGCTATCA TGCCTGTCGCAGTCTTCGTTCTTGGTGTAGCAGCAGGACTTGAAGTAATGAGCTGTAGATTGCTTTTTATAATGTCAGTGATCAGTTTTGGTGTCCTTGTGGCTTCATATGGGGAAATTGATATTAACTGGATTGGTGTGGTCTACCAAATGGGTGGTGTTGTTGGAGAAGCTTTGAGGCTTATTTTTATGGAGATTctggtgaaaaggaagggtcTCAAGCTGAACCCTATATCTGTCATGTACTATGTTAGTCCTTGCAG TGCTGTGTGCCTCTTCATTCCTTGGATATTCTTGGAGAAGCCGAAGATGGATGAAGCTGGACCCTGGACATTTCAACCGGTTGTGCTAATTCTCAACTGCCTCTGTACTTTTGCGCTCAACATATCAGTGTTCCTTGTGATCTCACATACAAGTGCTCTAACCATTCGTGTTGCTGGTGTTGTCAAAGACTGGGTGGTTGTCTTACTATCAGTTGTTTTATTTGCGGATACAAAGCTGACGGTTATAAACCTGTTTGGTTATGGCATTG CCATTGCTGGTGTAGCTGCATACAATAATTACAAGTTGAAAAAGGAAGCTTTAAGAACCAGCTCTGACGAGTCTCAAAATGTTGAAGCTGTACCACTGGTCAACTCCTCAGCTTCTCAGAGAACAGTTGCATAG